In Aquabacterium sp. OR-4, the following proteins share a genomic window:
- the cysW gene encoding sulfate ABC transporter permease subunit CysW, translating to MATKEPAWLRFTLIGVALAFLSLFLFVPLVAVFVEAFKKGVEVYLEAIREPDAVSALKLTLVAAAISVPLNLVFGVAAAWCIAKFEFRGKSLLLTLIDLPFSVSPVIAGLVYVLVFGLQGWFGPWLQAHDLKVIFAVPGIVLATVFITFPFVARELIPLMQAQGREQEEAAVVLGASGWQVFRRVTLPNIKWALLYGVILCNARAFGEFGAVSVVSGHIRGQTNTLPLHIEILYNEYQFAAAFAVASLLAGLALVTLVLKLWVERRLEQQLRAAKEPLE from the coding sequence GTGGCCACCAAAGAACCGGCCTGGCTGCGCTTCACGCTGATCGGCGTGGCGCTGGCCTTTCTGAGCCTTTTTCTGTTCGTGCCGCTGGTGGCGGTGTTCGTCGAGGCGTTCAAGAAGGGCGTCGAGGTCTACCTGGAAGCCATTCGCGAGCCCGATGCCGTCAGCGCCCTGAAGCTCACGCTGGTGGCCGCGGCGATCAGCGTGCCGCTGAACCTGGTGTTCGGCGTGGCCGCCGCGTGGTGCATTGCCAAGTTCGAGTTCCGCGGCAAGAGCCTGCTGCTGACGCTGATCGACCTGCCGTTCTCGGTGAGCCCGGTGATCGCCGGCCTGGTGTATGTGCTGGTGTTCGGCCTGCAGGGCTGGTTCGGCCCCTGGCTGCAGGCGCATGACCTGAAGGTGATCTTCGCGGTGCCGGGCATCGTGCTGGCCACGGTGTTCATCACCTTCCCGTTCGTGGCGCGCGAGCTGATCCCGCTGATGCAGGCGCAAGGCCGTGAGCAGGAGGAAGCCGCCGTGGTGCTGGGCGCCAGCGGCTGGCAGGTGTTTCGCCGGGTCACGCTGCCCAACATCAAGTGGGCGCTGCTGTATGGCGTGATCCTGTGCAACGCACGGGCGTTCGGCGAGTTCGGCGCGGTCAGCGTGGTCTCGGGCCACATCCGCGGCCAGACCAACACCCTGCCGCTGCACATCGAGATTCTCTACAACGAGTACCAGTTCGCCGCGGCCTTTGCCGTGGCCAGCTTGCTGGCCGGCCTGGCGCTGGTGACCCTGGTGCTCAAGCTGTGGGTCGAGCGCCGGCTCGAGCAGCAGTTGCGCGCGGCCAAGGAGCCTTTGGAATGA
- the cysT gene encoding sulfate ABC transporter permease subunit CysT, whose translation MMFSRLLLKRHSVLPGFDLALGFTLSYLCLIVLIPLAAVFLKTATMGWPAFWDAVAAPRVLASYRLTFGASFLAALVNAFFGLIIAWVLVRYQFAGKRVVDALVDLPFALPTAVAGITLTALYAQNGWIGQYLPFKVSFTPLGVFVALLFIGLPFVVRTLQPVLEDLSAEYEEAAATLGATRWQTFRHVILPILLPALTTGFALAFARALGEYGSVIFIAGNIPMVSEITPLMIISKLEQYDYTGATAIAVVMLVASFAMLLVINLLQAWARKRQGQ comes from the coding sequence CTGATGTTTTCCCGCCTTCTTCTCAAGCGCCACTCGGTGCTGCCGGGCTTCGACCTGGCGCTGGGCTTCACGCTCAGCTACCTGTGCCTGATCGTGCTGATCCCGCTGGCGGCGGTGTTTCTGAAAACCGCCACCATGGGCTGGCCGGCCTTCTGGGATGCGGTGGCCGCGCCGCGCGTGCTGGCCAGCTACCGGCTGACCTTTGGCGCGTCGTTCCTGGCGGCGCTGGTCAACGCCTTTTTCGGCCTGATCATCGCCTGGGTGCTGGTGCGCTACCAGTTCGCAGGCAAGCGCGTCGTCGATGCGCTGGTCGATCTGCCCTTTGCGCTGCCCACCGCGGTGGCCGGCATCACGCTGACCGCGCTGTATGCGCAAAACGGCTGGATCGGGCAGTACCTGCCCTTCAAGGTGAGCTTCACGCCGCTGGGCGTGTTTGTGGCGCTGCTGTTCATCGGCCTGCCCTTCGTGGTGCGCACGCTGCAGCCGGTGCTGGAAGACCTGTCGGCCGAGTACGAAGAAGCCGCCGCCACGCTGGGCGCCACGCGCTGGCAGACCTTTCGCCACGTGATCCTGCCGATCCTGCTGCCGGCCCTGACCACCGGCTTTGCGCTGGCCTTTGCGCGTGCGCTGGGCGAGTACGGCAGCGTGATCTTCATCGCCGGCAACATCCCGATGGTCAGCGAGATCACGCCGCTGATGATCATCAGCAAGCTCGAGCAATACGACTACACCGGCGCCACCGCCATCGCGGTGGTGATGCTGGTGGCCAGCTTCGCCATGCTGTTGGTGATCAACCTGCTGCAGGCCTGGGCCCGGAAACGGCAGGGTCAGTGA
- a CDS encoding sulfate ABC transporter substrate-binding protein, translating to MPHAIRRPARPALQRRALLLASMGLAALGAGQALPALAAGPTLLNVSYDVSREFYKDINKAFVPHWKKTSGEDITLNQSHGGSSKQARGVIEGLEADVITMNQALDIDVVAEAGFIAPDWAKRYPNNAAPTSSLTVFMVRKGNPKGIKDWADLARPGVSVIIPNPKVTGNGRYGYLAAWGGGLKNGLSAAQTREQVGKIFANVPVFDGGGRAATTTFAQRQIGDVLVTFESEVQSIVEEFGKNYDIVYPKFTVLAENPVAVVDKVAAKKGTRKQAEAYLQWLWSDEAQEIAVKHNLRPVSARILAKYPNEFPKQATFTVDEVFGGWKKAQAEHFKDGGIYDQLLKK from the coding sequence ATGCCCCACGCCATCCGCCGCCCTGCCCGCCCCGCCCTGCAACGCCGTGCCCTGCTGCTGGCCTCGATGGGCCTGGCCGCCCTGGGCGCCGGCCAGGCACTGCCGGCGCTGGCCGCCGGCCCGACGCTGCTGAACGTGAGCTACGACGTCTCGCGCGAGTTCTACAAGGACATCAACAAGGCCTTCGTGCCGCACTGGAAGAAGACCAGCGGCGAAGACATCACCCTCAACCAGAGCCATGGCGGCAGCAGCAAGCAGGCACGCGGCGTGATCGAGGGCCTGGAGGCCGACGTGATCACGATGAACCAGGCGCTCGACATCGACGTGGTGGCCGAGGCCGGCTTCATCGCGCCCGACTGGGCCAAGCGCTACCCGAACAACGCCGCGCCGACCAGCTCGCTCACCGTGTTCATGGTGCGCAAGGGCAACCCCAAGGGCATCAAGGACTGGGCCGATCTGGCCAGGCCCGGCGTCAGCGTGATCATCCCCAACCCCAAGGTCACCGGCAACGGCCGCTACGGCTACCTGGCGGCCTGGGGCGGCGGCCTGAAGAACGGCCTCAGCGCCGCGCAGACGCGCGAGCAGGTGGGCAAGATCTTCGCCAACGTGCCGGTGTTCGACGGTGGCGGCCGCGCCGCCACCACCACCTTTGCGCAGCGCCAGATCGGCGACGTGCTGGTCACCTTCGAGAGCGAGGTGCAGAGCATCGTCGAGGAGTTCGGCAAGAACTACGACATCGTCTACCCCAAGTTCACCGTGCTGGCCGAAAACCCGGTGGCGGTGGTCGACAAGGTGGCGGCCAAGAAGGGCACGCGCAAGCAGGCCGAGGCCTACCTGCAATGGCTGTGGAGCGACGAGGCGCAGGAGATCGCGGTCAAGCACAACCTGCGGCCGGTGAGCGCCAGGATCCTGGCCAAGTACCCCAACGAGTTCCCGAAGCAGGCCACCTTCACGGTCGACGAGGTGTTTGGCGGCTGGAAGAAGGCCCAGGCCGAGCACTTCAAGGACGGCGGCATCTACGACCAGCTACTGAAGAAGTAA
- a CDS encoding DUF2889 domain-containing protein yields the protein MLSPGEPLHASLDEGWLLPPPAPREAVHTRSIVCRSFRRDDGLLEIDARFIDTRPFDYHSDFRGDCRAGSALHNLQLRVTMDRQRHIVAMASAFKSTPYDSCAGVQPNFQALVGLSLGKGFKKALYERLGGTQGCTHVIAMMEAVAGAAVQCFASNVYAPRRAGEPAPPRVFRIEALIGTCHSYHPDGPVIAQLNAGAARQG from the coding sequence ATGCTTTCTCCCGGTGAACCCCTGCATGCCAGCCTCGACGAGGGCTGGCTGCTGCCGCCGCCAGCGCCGCGCGAGGCGGTGCACACGCGCAGCATCGTCTGCCGCAGCTTTCGCCGCGACGACGGGCTGCTGGAAATCGACGCCCGCTTCATCGACACCCGGCCGTTCGACTACCACAGCGACTTCCGCGGCGATTGCCGGGCCGGCTCGGCCCTGCACAACCTGCAGCTGCGCGTCACGATGGACCGCCAGCGCCACATCGTGGCCATGGCCTCGGCCTTCAAGAGCACGCCCTACGACAGCTGTGCCGGCGTGCAGCCGAACTTTCAGGCGCTGGTGGGCTTGTCGCTGGGCAAGGGCTTCAAGAAGGCGCTGTACGAGCGCCTGGGCGGCACCCAGGGCTGCACCCATGTGATCGCGATGATGGAGGCGGTGGCCGGCGCCGCGGTGCAGTGCTTTGCTTCCAACGTCTACGCACCGCGCCGGGCGGGCGAGCCGGCGCCGCCGCGCGTGTTCCGCATCGAGGCGCTGATCGGCACCTGCCATTCCTACCACCCTGACGGTCCGGTGATCGCCCAGCTGAACGCCGGTGCCGCGCGCCAGGGTTGA
- a CDS encoding acyl-CoA dehydrogenase family protein codes for MDLNYSPEEQAFRAEVRSWLAAHLPADIRDKVTGYEHLAKDDYQRWHRILAAQGWSVPHWPEAWGGTGWNITQRYIFQEEFGLAGAPALPAFGPQMCASVLLHFGTEAQKQRFLPGIRSGEAFWVQGYSEPGSGSDLASLKTRAERQGDHYVVNGQKIWTTLGHYGDWIFCLVRTDATAKKQEGISFLLIDMATPGITVRPLILMDGGHEVNEVFFDDVKVPVENLIFEENKGWTVAKYLLGHERMGSGNVGGSKRELAALKRLAAEQQVEGRSLMDDPRFRDRLSRVEIELEALELTSMRFLDQMRKSGQPPGADVSMLKIRGSELQQAITELMMQAVGPLAQPFMAVAGGEGEAPASPIAWRLTPRYANYRKTSIYAGSNEIQRNIIAKATLGL; via the coding sequence ATGGATCTCAACTACTCCCCCGAAGAACAGGCCTTCCGCGCCGAGGTGCGCAGCTGGCTGGCCGCCCATCTGCCTGCCGACATCCGCGACAAGGTCACCGGCTACGAGCACCTGGCCAAGGACGACTACCAGCGCTGGCACCGCATCCTGGCCGCCCAGGGCTGGAGCGTGCCGCACTGGCCCGAGGCCTGGGGCGGCACCGGCTGGAACATCACCCAGCGCTACATCTTTCAAGAGGAGTTCGGCCTGGCCGGCGCGCCGGCGCTGCCGGCCTTCGGGCCGCAGATGTGCGCCAGCGTGCTGCTGCACTTTGGCACCGAGGCGCAAAAGCAGCGCTTCCTGCCCGGCATCCGCTCGGGCGAGGCGTTCTGGGTGCAGGGCTACTCCGAGCCGGGCTCGGGCTCCGATCTGGCCTCGCTGAAGACCCGCGCCGAACGCCAGGGCGATCACTATGTGGTCAACGGCCAGAAGATCTGGACCACGCTGGGCCACTACGGCGACTGGATCTTCTGTCTGGTGCGCACCGACGCCACGGCCAAGAAGCAGGAGGGCATCAGCTTTCTGCTGATCGACATGGCCACGCCCGGCATCACCGTGCGCCCGCTGATCCTGATGGACGGCGGCCACGAGGTGAACGAGGTGTTCTTTGACGACGTGAAGGTGCCGGTGGAGAACCTGATCTTCGAGGAGAACAAGGGCTGGACGGTGGCCAAGTACCTGCTGGGCCACGAGCGCATGGGCTCGGGCAATGTGGGCGGCAGCAAGCGCGAGCTGGCGGCGCTCAAGCGCCTGGCGGCCGAGCAGCAGGTGGAGGGCCGCTCGCTGATGGACGACCCGCGCTTTCGCGACCGCCTGTCGCGCGTGGAGATCGAGCTCGAGGCGCTGGAGCTGACCTCGATGCGCTTTCTCGACCAGATGCGCAAGAGCGGCCAGCCGCCCGGCGCCGATGTGTCGATGCTGAAGATCCGCGGCAGCGAGCTGCAGCAGGCGATCACCGAGCTGATGATGCAGGCCGTGGGCCCGCTGGCCCAGCCCTTCATGGCCGTGGCGGGCGGCGAGGGGGAGGCGCCGGCCTCGCCGATTGCCTGGCGTTTGACCCCGCGCTACGCCAACTACCGCAAGACCAGCATCTACGCCGGATCCAACGAGATCCAGCGCAACATCATCGCCAAGGCCACGTTGGGGCTTTAA
- a CDS encoding acyl-CoA dehydrogenase family protein — protein sequence MDFNYSDEQQQLAESLRKFLGAHYGFDQRKAIVHSATGLSEPVWATLAEMGLTAIALPEEDGGFGGGAVDLMAAMEACGEALVVEPLLDNVGLAGRLVARTGTPAQRAALLPGLADGTRRLALAYLEPGRRYDAAPRNTRAERRAEGWVLSGAKSVVIGAPQAHTLIVSAATAEGTRLFIVDPATPGVALSPCRTVDGQRAADIGFSDVALGADALLGGSAGQAQPALDEALDFATALLCAEAVGAMRYAVDATLEYTKTRKQFGVALASFQVLQHRMVEMHIHTETARSMAILAASRVDGTDTSPAAVRERQRAVSAAKLKIADAARLVSQEAVQLHGGMGMTEEMKVSHTFRRLTMLAQRFGDADHHLARFARVS from the coding sequence ATGGATTTCAACTACTCCGACGAGCAGCAGCAACTGGCCGAATCGCTGCGCAAGTTTCTCGGCGCGCACTATGGCTTTGACCAGCGCAAGGCCATCGTGCATTCGGCCACCGGCCTCAGCGAGCCGGTGTGGGCCACCCTGGCCGAGATGGGCCTCACCGCCATCGCGCTGCCTGAAGAAGACGGTGGCTTTGGCGGTGGCGCGGTCGACCTGATGGCCGCCATGGAAGCCTGCGGCGAAGCCCTGGTGGTGGAGCCCCTGCTCGACAACGTGGGCCTGGCCGGCCGCCTGGTGGCGCGCACCGGCACGCCGGCCCAGCGCGCCGCGCTGCTGCCTGGCCTGGCCGATGGCACGCGGCGCCTGGCCCTGGCCTACCTCGAGCCGGGCCGCCGCTACGACGCGGCGCCGCGCAACACCCGCGCCGAGCGCCGCGCCGAGGGCTGGGTGCTGAGCGGCGCCAAGAGCGTGGTCATCGGCGCGCCGCAGGCCCACACGCTGATCGTCAGCGCGGCCACGGCCGAAGGCACGCGGCTGTTCATCGTCGACCCCGCCACGCCGGGCGTGGCCTTGAGCCCCTGCCGCACGGTGGACGGCCAGCGCGCCGCCGACATCGGGTTCAGCGACGTGGCGCTGGGCGCCGACGCCCTGCTGGGCGGCAGCGCCGGCCAGGCCCAGCCGGCACTCGACGAGGCGCTGGACTTTGCCACCGCGCTGCTGTGCGCCGAGGCCGTGGGCGCCATGCGTTATGCGGTGGACGCCACGCTCGAGTACACCAAGACGCGCAAGCAGTTCGGCGTGGCCCTTGCCTCGTTCCAGGTGCTGCAGCACCGCATGGTGGAGATGCACATCCACACCGAAACCGCGCGCTCGATGGCCATCCTGGCCGCCAGCCGTGTGGACGGCACCGATACCAGCCCGGCCGCGGTGCGCGAGCGCCAGCGCGCCGTGTCGGCCGCCAAGCTCAAGATCGCCGACGCGGCGCGCCTGGTCAGCCAGGAGGCCGTGCAACTGCATGGCGGCATGGGCATGACCGAGGAGATGAAGGTCTCGCACACCTTCCGCCGCCTCACCATGCTGGCGCAGCGCTTTGGTGATGCCGATCACCACCTGGCGCGGTTTGCGCGGGTGAGCTGA
- a CDS encoding CcdB family protein, with translation MLCPVIVVQGQRLHALAHYAAPLPARLLRRPVDNVAAQASALASAIDCVRSGV, from the coding sequence GTGCTGTGCCCGGTGATCGTGGTGCAGGGCCAGCGCCTGCACGCGCTGGCGCACTATGCGGCGCCGCTGCCGGCCAGGCTGCTGCGCCGGCCCGTGGACAACGTGGCGGCGCAGGCCAGCGCGCTGGCCTCGGCCATCGACTGCGTGCGGTCTGGCGTCTAG
- a CDS encoding AAA family ATPase → MNAPVAPAAIAGIPATAPAALSSIEAITAALGSVGYIANRQVATAVYLAHHLRKPVLIEGPAGVGKTELAVSAAKALGHALIRLQCYEGLDDSRALYEWQYGKQLLYTQILKEKIGQLMADADTLAQAYTKLTGFQDLFFSRDFLQPRPLLQAMEQAGGSVLLIDEIDKSEESFEALLLEVLADYQVTVPEIGTIRAQVPPLVILTSNNTRELGDALKRRCLHLHIGFPEPAFEQQVLRARVPGIDEALLRQLVAFVQALRQEHIRKPPSVAESMDWARTLLLLHAGALDETLVRDTLNVLLKRESDIQAVQARLPQLTRDALAASRA, encoded by the coding sequence ATGAATGCACCCGTTGCCCCGGCCGCCATCGCCGGCATCCCTGCCACCGCCCCGGCCGCGCTGTCGTCCATCGAGGCCATCACCGCCGCGCTGGGCAGCGTGGGCTACATCGCCAACCGCCAGGTGGCCACGGCCGTGTACCTGGCCCACCATCTGCGCAAGCCGGTGCTGATCGAAGGCCCGGCTGGCGTGGGCAAGACCGAGCTGGCGGTGTCGGCCGCCAAGGCGCTGGGCCATGCGCTGATCCGCCTGCAGTGCTACGAGGGCCTGGACGACAGCCGCGCGCTGTACGAGTGGCAGTACGGCAAGCAACTGCTCTACACCCAGATCCTGAAGGAAAAGATCGGCCAGCTGATGGCCGATGCCGACACGCTGGCCCAGGCCTACACCAAGCTCACCGGGTTTCAAGACCTGTTCTTCTCGCGCGATTTTCTGCAGCCCCGCCCGCTGCTGCAGGCCATGGAGCAGGCTGGCGGCAGCGTGCTGCTGATCGACGAGATCGACAAGAGCGAAGAATCCTTCGAGGCCCTGCTGCTGGAGGTGCTGGCCGACTACCAGGTCACCGTGCCCGAGATCGGCACCATCCGCGCCCAGGTGCCGCCGCTGGTCATCCTGACCAGCAACAACACGCGCGAGCTGGGCGATGCGCTCAAGCGCCGCTGCCTGCACCTGCACATCGGCTTTCCCGAGCCGGCGTTCGAGCAGCAGGTGCTGCGCGCCCGCGTGCCGGGCATTGATGAAGCGCTGCTCAGGCAGCTGGTGGCCTTTGTGCAGGCGCTGCGCCAGGAGCACATCCGCAAGCCGCCCAGCGTGGCCGAGAGCATGGACTGGGCGCGCACCCTGCTGCTGCTGCATGCCGGCGCGCTGGATGAAACCCTGGTTCGCGACACGCTGAACGTGCTGCTCAAGCGCGAGAGCGACATCCAGGCCGTGCAGGCCCGGCTGCCGCAGCTCACCCGCGACGCCCTGGCCGCGAGCCGGGCCTGA
- a CDS encoding VWA domain-containing protein → MDRTLVNYVRALRAAGADASIAESIDAARAVALLGYADRRQLKDGLGVVLAKTPAEKLIHARVFDQFFGAVEASAEMRQTGDGASANPPDARPQPAGEAPGQPGQPGQDAGGGPHADRPAAPTAPTAASAATAASGGDALQQLIVMAAEARGGASSAEGRERMPSLGPALHRAAEAAQVDDIQFHTQVGPLTRRLLEALGIAPLDARIRQLLLEPQASGSPDPQAELSTLQAARETLRRAARALVEQRFELYGRPATEAFMQDVVAQRSLGRLAPHDMERMRVVVARMARRMAVKHSRRRRVQLRGQLDFRRMIRASAGHDSVPHRLHFKYRRKDKPRFVALCDVSGSVAAHVRFLLLFLYALHGSVADLRSFAFANQLGDVGPLLENLPFDEAFERILHTHSGSTDYGQAFTDLQDQFWDVIDRRTTVIILGDGRSNHAEPRVDILAEIASRAKRVLWLCPEPKSRWGSGDSVMPKYAPFCTLATHVASAADLERAIDEALAAYG, encoded by the coding sequence ATGGACCGCACCCTGGTCAACTACGTCCGCGCGCTGCGCGCGGCCGGGGCCGACGCGTCGATCGCCGAAAGCATCGACGCTGCGCGTGCCGTGGCCCTGCTGGGTTATGCCGACCGCCGCCAGCTGAAAGACGGCCTGGGCGTGGTGCTGGCCAAGACTCCGGCCGAGAAGCTGATCCACGCGCGCGTGTTCGACCAGTTCTTCGGCGCCGTGGAGGCCTCGGCCGAAATGCGCCAGACAGGCGATGGCGCTTCGGCCAACCCGCCCGATGCAAGGCCCCAGCCGGCCGGTGAGGCACCCGGCCAGCCCGGCCAGCCCGGACAGGATGCCGGCGGCGGCCCGCACGCCGATCGCCCGGCCGCGCCCACCGCGCCCACCGCGGCCAGCGCGGCCACCGCGGCCAGCGGCGGCGACGCGCTGCAGCAGTTGATCGTGATGGCCGCCGAGGCGCGCGGTGGCGCCTCATCGGCCGAGGGGCGCGAACGCATGCCCAGCCTCGGCCCGGCCCTGCACCGCGCCGCCGAGGCCGCCCAGGTCGACGACATCCAGTTCCACACCCAGGTCGGCCCGCTGACCCGCCGCCTGCTCGAGGCACTGGGCATCGCGCCGCTGGATGCCCGCATCCGCCAGCTGCTGCTGGAGCCCCAGGCCAGCGGCTCGCCCGACCCGCAGGCCGAGCTGTCCACGCTGCAGGCCGCGCGCGAGACGCTGCGCCGTGCCGCCCGCGCGCTGGTGGAGCAGCGCTTCGAGCTCTACGGCCGCCCGGCCACCGAGGCCTTCATGCAGGACGTGGTGGCCCAGCGCAGCCTGGGCCGCCTGGCGCCGCACGACATGGAGCGCATGCGCGTGGTGGTGGCCCGCATGGCCCGGCGCATGGCCGTGAAGCACTCGCGCCGCCGCCGCGTGCAGCTGCGCGGCCAGCTCGACTTTCGCCGCATGATCCGCGCCAGCGCCGGCCACGACAGCGTGCCGCACCGCCTGCACTTCAAGTACCGCCGCAAAGACAAGCCCAGGTTCGTGGCCCTCTGCGATGTCTCGGGCTCGGTGGCCGCGCATGTGCGCTTCCTGCTGCTGTTTCTGTATGCGCTGCACGGCTCGGTGGCCGATCTGCGCAGCTTTGCCTTCGCCAACCAGCTGGGCGATGTGGGCCCGCTGCTCGAGAACCTGCCCTTCGACGAAGCCTTCGAGCGCATCCTGCACACCCACAGCGGCAGCACCGACTACGGCCAGGCCTTCACCGACCTGCAAGACCAGTTCTGGGACGTGATCGACCGCCGCACCACGGTGATCATCCTGGGCGACGGGCGCAGCAACCATGCCGAGCCGCGCGTGGACATCCTGGCCGAGATCGCCAGCCGCGCCAAGCGCGTGCTGTGGCTGTGCCCCGAGCCCAAGAGCCGCTGGGGCAGCGGCGACAGCGTGATGCCGAAGTACGCCCCGTTCTGCACGCTGGCCACGCATGTGGCAAGCGCAGCCGACCTGGAGCGCGCCATCGACGAAGCCCTGGCAGCCTACGGTTGA
- a CDS encoding SDR family oxidoreductase, producing MSTNFQDLFSVRGKVALVTGGSRGIGEMIAAGLLAHGAKVYISSRKADACAATARRLSELGEGRGGTCIALPADLSTVEGCTHLAAELAKREARLDILVNNAGAAWGAPIESFPEVGWDKVMDTNVKGVFFLTQQCLPLLRAAAQGPSPARVINIGSVDGIKSASFDSYSYGASKAAVHHLTRFLAKRLTPERILVNAIAPGPYPTWMLSTGVGHGGATDGVDWSAVTASNPSGRVGTPEDIAGLAIFLSSRAGEYVVGQTIASDGGVVASL from the coding sequence ATGAGCACGAACTTCCAAGACCTGTTCTCGGTGCGCGGCAAGGTGGCGCTGGTCACCGGCGGCTCGCGCGGCATCGGCGAGATGATCGCCGCCGGCCTGCTGGCCCACGGCGCCAAGGTCTACATCTCCTCGCGCAAGGCCGATGCATGCGCAGCCACCGCCAGGCGCCTGAGTGAACTGGGTGAGGGCCGCGGCGGCACCTGCATCGCGCTGCCGGCCGACCTGTCCACGGTGGAAGGCTGCACGCATCTGGCGGCCGAACTGGCCAAGCGGGAAGCCAGGCTCGACATCCTGGTCAACAACGCCGGCGCGGCCTGGGGCGCGCCGATCGAGAGCTTTCCCGAGGTGGGCTGGGACAAGGTGATGGACACCAACGTCAAGGGCGTGTTCTTTCTCACCCAGCAATGCCTGCCGCTGCTGCGCGCGGCGGCGCAAGGGCCGAGCCCGGCGCGCGTGATCAACATCGGCTCGGTCGACGGCATCAAGTCGGCCAGCTTCGACAGCTACAGCTACGGCGCCTCGAAGGCCGCCGTGCACCACCTCACCCGCTTTCTGGCCAAGCGGCTGACGCCCGAGCGCATCCTGGTCAATGCCATTGCGCCGGGGCCGTACCCCACCTGGATGCTGTCCACCGGCGTGGGCCATGGCGGTGCCACCGATGGCGTCGACTGGAGCGCCGTCACCGCCAGCAACCCCAGCGGCCGTGTCGGCACACCCGAAGACATTGCCGGCCTGGCCATCTTTCTCAGCTCGCGCGCCGGTGAGTACGTGGTCGGCCAGACCATTGCCAGCGATGGCGGCGTGGTGGCCTCGTTATGA
- a CDS encoding acyl-CoA dehydrogenase family protein, whose translation MSQPQIPANAFSLDPSDPLNDLRMTEKSKPLYEHVKRFIKETVEPMAAEYEKLGRDRADRWSYAPGQLELLDGAKAKAKAEGLWNFFLPDADTGEGLSNLDYAYIASELGKCPMASETMNCSAPDTGNMEVLERVGTAAQKAQWLEPLLKGEIRSAYAMTELHHASSDARNVATSAVLEGDEWVINGEKHYISGAGSPRCKILITMVRTSPDAPPHKQQSMILVPKDTPGVEIVGGQHVFAEDHAPHGHMHIRFNNVRVPASNMLLGEGRGFEISQLRLGPGRIHHCMRSIGAAEVALDMMVKRGLSRQAFGKQLVWLGGNVEIISRARIEIESMRLMVLKAAKAMDVLGNKEARIWVHMVKAMVPERVCKIIDQAIQMYGALGVSQHTPLAHMYSQQRTLRLADGPDEVHHMVVGRSEVRATEGAAEEMQGSMVWRS comes from the coding sequence ATGAGTCAGCCCCAGATCCCCGCCAACGCCTTCAGCCTCGACCCCAGCGATCCGCTGAACGACCTGCGCATGACGGAGAAGAGCAAACCGCTGTACGAGCACGTCAAGCGTTTCATCAAGGAAACGGTCGAACCGATGGCCGCCGAGTACGAGAAGCTGGGCCGCGACCGTGCCGACCGCTGGAGCTACGCCCCCGGCCAGCTCGAGCTGCTGGATGGCGCCAAGGCCAAGGCCAAGGCCGAGGGCCTGTGGAACTTCTTCCTGCCCGATGCCGACACCGGCGAAGGCCTGTCGAACCTGGATTACGCCTACATCGCCAGCGAGCTGGGCAAGTGCCCGATGGCCAGCGAAACGATGAACTGCTCGGCCCCCGACACCGGCAACATGGAGGTGCTCGAGCGCGTGGGCACGGCAGCGCAAAAGGCGCAGTGGCTGGAGCCGCTGCTCAAGGGCGAGATCCGCTCGGCCTATGCCATGACCGAGCTGCACCACGCCTCATCGGATGCCCGCAACGTGGCCACCAGCGCCGTGCTGGAAGGCGACGAGTGGGTGATCAACGGCGAGAAGCACTACATCTCGGGCGCCGGCTCGCCGCGCTGCAAGATCCTGATCACCATGGTGCGCACCAGCCCCGATGCGCCGCCGCACAAGCAGCAGTCGATGATCCTGGTGCCCAAGGACACGCCGGGGGTCGAGATCGTCGGCGGCCAGCATGTCTTTGCCGAAGACCATGCGCCGCACGGCCACATGCACATCCGCTTCAACAATGTGCGCGTGCCGGCCAGCAACATGCTGCTGGGCGAAGGCCGCGGCTTCGAGATCAGCCAGCTGCGCCTGGGCCCGGGCCGCATCCACCACTGCATGCGCTCGATCGGCGCGGCCGAGGTGGCGCTGGACATGATGGTCAAGCGCGGCCTGTCGCGCCAGGCCTTCGGCAAGCAGCTGGTGTGGCTGGGCGGCAATGTGGAGATCATCTCGCGCGCCCGCATCGAGATCGAATCCATGCGCCTGATGGTGCTGAAGGCCGCCAAGGCCATGGACGTGCTGGGCAACAAGGAAGCCCGCATCTGGGTGCACATGGTCAAGGCCATGGTGCCCGAGCGCGTGTGCAAGATCATCGACCAGGCCATCCAGATGTATGGCGCGCTGGGCGTCAGCCAGCACACCCCGCTGGCCCACATGTACAGCCAGCAGCGCACGCTGCGCCTGGCCGACGGCCCCGATGAAGTGCACCACATGGTGGTGGGCCGCAGCGAGGTGCGTGCCACCGAGGGCGCGGCCGAGGAGATGCAGGGCTCGATGGTGTGGCGCAGCTGA